aatttttcgGACTTTCCCTTTGTAATAATTGTattgtttcatcatattcTTCTAACATTTGTCCATCATCTCCATATGTTTTAGAATGGACAATATCTGTCGATATGATTTGTTGAGGTGATTTTGTACTATTTAAATCGGTTGAAACCTAAGAAAACAATAGGAAAATATGTCAAGATTATTgctcaatgttttttttattaataacaataattatgattataaattataCTTTAGAAAGATTCCCGCCACCATTATTAACATTGAGAGtgttatcatgatcatcgatACGAACAAATTGTACATTTGAACTTGTTGGCAATgtcatttgttgatgttgaataatcttcaataataatttatgatCGTTTGAATTTAATGCCTCTCTTTCTTCCCATGTTTGCTGTATCACGTGAGGTGATGATGGCAAAGATGAGCTCGATTGATTGACTTTGCGATGGCTAATATCATTTCTTAATTTAGCTTGATTAAGGAAAGTGGTCATGGGACTTTCTATCCTAGTAACCAGTTGAGAAACTTCATTCATGTTTGTCtgtaaatgattgatttttgtcatcgtagattcatcattgtcggataggattgaaatgatggaaaaggcatagaaaagaaagagaaagaaccCGAAAACAaccaataagaaaaaaatgagcaaatgaatttttaaacaccgaaatcaaaatttctaTTGCAAATTTGCAATATTCAACCTACCTTACGAGATTTATGTTGTGGCCGCCTTAATACAGGTCGAGGTGACAttggatgattattatttacgaTAGATGATAATTGCTGATTAAACGGGTTAGGAACAGCAGAAAAATGTTGCCTATCAACGGCCACTTTAAAATCACACCAATCATGACCAACATGATTATAAGCGACCACCGAATAGATACCGGCATGCATCGGATTAGATTTTTTAAGCTCCAATatacattcattatcattaaacaCGATTAAACGGTATGCGGAACAATTACTTTCGACATATCGGCGATGTATAAATCGTACACCAAAATATGTTCGAGCTAATCGTCTATTTTCAATCTCTTCGGGTCGTCGAGTCGATTCATCGGCCGATGCAGCAATCAAATGGCCATCCTTATACCAAGCGAAATATAATGGCAACAGTCCTTGGGCTTTACAGCAGAATTGTGCCACAATTCCACTGTGTATGGAAGCATTTCCAGGTTTCATCGTAAAAGTAGGAATATAATCCAAATTTTCTAGCCGTGGATTTGGTATTGAATTACATATTGTTCGTAATTCACTTGGCACAAAATCTGGCACTTTGATTTTAGTCCATCTTAGACTTTGAATGATGgctttattttttcgattttgtaATGTTGAACATTCGATTGACGATGCTGTTTTCGTTATTGTTGGAAACGATTCTCCTCTAcgattttcaatatataccTTATGTGATTTGGCTATGGTATTACTAACATCGATATCCATCGGAGATATCGTACTAATCAAAGAGTTATTCTTTTCAACATTCTTCATTCTATCAATAGTATCTACATTTGGACCATCTCCTTCTTCATCTGAAGAAAATACTATTGAACCAGTTTCGGATAAATGTTCAGATAAATCGGAAACTTGATCAGCTTCCATGTCACCCAACATAGGATTTATTGCTTGACTAGGATTTGGTATCAACATTGGTACGGATTCTGCTAAAGCTAATGCCATATATCCAAAATGAATATCTGAATTCAgatgatattgattataagatttattttctttgtttttcttgaaaaaccAATTATCTTGCCACGAATGtgaattatcaatcaacTTGATACCAGAATCTTGTGAAAGATTCGATTCagttgatgaatattttttcgaatcaattaAATCGAGACCGGCTTCTGGAAAATAAACCTTTGATTGTTCGAAATTTAATTCAAGAccgaaatcattttcaatattatcgtcatcgtcatcatcatcaccatcaccataattattatgatcattcaattcttcatcattattattatgcatGGCttgatcaatatcatcatttgttaatTGTCGATCACAGTAGCtatgttgatcatcaaatgaagatattgaatgatcattatccattttattattggcaCCACTCATGGCTGAACAATGGCCATCACCACAGTTACTACCACCGCAACCGCTACTAACCGTACGGATACGATTTAAATTTATATGGCTATTATGATGActataatgatcaatgaatgatgcaCTACTCTTGAAActattaaatgatgatgtcgatgcTGTAGTCAAAAAACGACTTTGTCCATCTTCAATGATCTAATTTTGTAAACacaagaacaagaaaaacaaacaataagaaaatgataatttttaattgcaaattcaaattaatgattcattcattttacaaACCTGATTAACAATAGATTGTGCCAACAGGTGTTCATATGATTGacaattattaatgaaatcTTCCACTTCTGTCAATGTTAATGGCTGTGATGGTAGATGCAATTGTTTAGTAAATCCGAATGATTTTTCACTAATCTTTTGTAAAGCTTcttttaattgattataaGCTTGAGTGGGTGTTGTTTCTGGTTCACGGCCTAACAAACAATGTTTCAATCGATTACAATGGTAATATTATCTTACAAAATATTAATCACTCaccacaatcacaatcatatattgattgttgtAATATTGTAAACAAATTGGCCAACAATGGTGTAAAGgttttgatcaattgattatctacgaggaaaaaaaaacaattgaaaggatcagaaaaatcattaaacaaATATagaatttggaattttaaaaaaaaacatgatcacaattataatcgatttaaactaccgaaaaaaaatcaatattaacATATACCCTGTTGGTTGTAAGCATTATGttgaaataattgatttttttaaacgTTTGATAATCgacatacaaaaaaacagtgttacaatcatatcataaataaaatagGTCATTGAAAaggttatcatcatcatcatcatattttttgataatcTTGTTTTctatcaaattcaacaaaaaaaattgcgataataaatacaaaggatgtaatttgaaaattgaggTATTTCTTTCGGTCGGCAAACAGATATAGGCAGATggtattgattttgttgtgaaagaacaaaaaaattcttcaatccTACAACGAATTACTGACCGATAGTCAAGTGAATAGCCGGACAGGTCTCaaatatttgtgtgtttcGTCCGcctttatcattttttctttctttactCCAGGatgattgttcattttcacacTACGGTtttaaacacacatacacacacacatatatatataaatcttGTTTTATAGCTAAATATTAAATGCCTGTCAAAAATAACGCGaaataagaaagaaaaaattcttggccccaatttcaatcatataaATGGAAATTGCCTTAGGTCGtcaatattgttttttttcttcttctgttaataataatgaacggAATTTTCAACACCACTAACATATACACATAtccaaacacaaacacacaaatatacAAACATCTTATCAcatcataaaaaaagaggatttaatgaaaaaaaaatttattcggtAAATATAAGCCAACCGGccgacaaaaacaaaaacagttAAAATTTTAGATCAAagattatattatcattggattttatgatgaaacaattcAAACGATGACCATGTCATTATCTAATCATTGTTTGTGATTGAAAGATTCGATTTGATGgttaaaaatcatcatcatcataaaaaaaaataaaataatgctAGTACGAAAAGCGTTGGCGTATAGTGATGAgtatgatttgaaaatggatgaatcaatgaatggtttgttttttttctggatagAATGAAATATACATTTCAATCAGATCGTTCAATTTACtcatcaagattttttttttgaaaaaaatgttcatttcgAATCGAAGCTAATTGTATTGATCATATTAAACAATAATTGTTAGATTGTGTGACTATAAAACACGGAAAGAATCCACAAATTGCTGTGTATATGATTAATCTAACTAGTGGTTGTTCTATCTTTAAAGaaaggaatgaatgaaaaaatgaaattgaaatgaaaaaaaaaattttttctttcctgaAACCATAacaaaataggaaaaaaaatcaagattgATCCagtcgatcaatcaatcaatcaattgaacaaTGCCTACCAGATTTAAATTAGtgagaaagaagaaaaagaaaaaaacggcAAAactaaaatcaatgatgatcatcaatttagatcaaaaaatccaattttcaagagatttgtttgtgattattttattatatatctTTCGTTGAACACTCCCTTGTGgaacatttctttttcattttattttactccaaacatatattattattatattgtattgtgtttatttcatcatcgtgaatgattattattaccgaCTCGGACAgaacaaataaatttgtATAATATATCTTGTTGTATGCatagaattatcatcatcatcatcaccataataatattaaccattttatatatggtcgaagaaaaaaaagaaaacaaatggCGCCCGTGATCTGAACATTTTTCTGAATataagacacacacacacacatttataaCATGGTATGGaagtaaataaaaattaaaataaaacaaaataatcagcAGCGTGAAATCAGAATTGACAGGCAGACTGAAGTATCTGAAGAAGGGGaggaaaataataataataataaaaaaataataatgatgaagaagaaggcGGGGGAGGTGATGcatatgattttgtttgatgatgacctgTATGTATGacaccaaaaaacaaaaatataaaaaaaagaaaataaaataaaatccggCTTGCACATCCCAAGAATAGATGTATATGTTGTATATGTGCAagttctaatttttttttctttgtttgtatgCGTGTTCatatcagagaaaaaaatgattaattgattatgcATACGagtgaataaaataaaaattataataatgatgatgatgatgattgtctgTATGTGTTGTGCACGATGAGAATTCAAAATACTGTAAATAAGCAATTGGATCCATTGGATCTCGCAACCgacattgtttttgttcatagaaatagaaatttgtataaagaaacaacaaaaaaaaaattattattacttacattgatcatcatcaaaaatatatCCAATATGTgaataatcaatcgaatcaaagCCTAATAATTTGGCCAAATTTAATTCCATATCCGAACGTATGGCTAAAAGATTTTCATAACGATTGTTCATGTGTGcatgatcaatatttttgttgcttcTCATTTGATTATCGACATCCAATGATTCGCCATTCGTTTCCACTTGTAAaaagataacaaaaaatagtTATTTacgtgaaaaaatttatattcaatcattattattatatttatatttatgcTATATAAAACTGTTGCAGATGGTAACAATGTTGTTGacgatcatcaacaaataaaaaagaaatatatctcagaacagaaaaacaccaaaaattgtaatgatgatggaaaaaagtagattatcatcatcatcatcattgatcaaaaaaaatgaacaaacttGCATTCAAAaaggagagaaaaaataacggGACTAAATTACATTTTTGCCGATCTATATATTTCTGCCTCCAATAATCCAATGGATATAATTCACAGATATCAGGTAACAATAAATTGGGACGACAATTATAGCCAGTAACAACAAGTCGGaagctaattttttttcaacgaaactaattgtcatttttgatcaaaaatgtaGTGAGtagagataaaaaaaaaatttaaacggataaaaaaattatcaacgtggaacaaaaaatgacataAAGATGCTagatgaatattttgatcCATCGATTGCTATATTTCAGAAAAtgtaataagaaaaaattaatagtCTGTAGAACttatattttattgaatattaaattatatgaatcaaattcagaTTTGGTCTATTTGGTCTAgatattttcttgtttgtacTGGATTTTTCGTTGTGTCTGTTGATTATCGTCATAATCATCAGCATCCATATTATGTAAATGTGGATGTCAAATTTGATATTCGGAAACATATTGATAGTTTTCAAACAAGTGTAGCGTAGGTTGATACTTATATTATCTgtcgattatgattatgatgatgatgacaagatCGATAACAAGAACAAgtgaatcattttgatggtggtcgtgtccatcatcatcatcatcgaatcaaattgaacaacaaaattttttttataacaaATTTCAagaggaaaaataaaataaaaatctgaaTGCTAGCAATATtataatgaaagaaaaatattcatcaatgaatcaatctaacagaaaaaaatatgcatTCATTCAACTCAAAACTCATGCTAGtgctattttattttttttttctcaagaTTTAGATTTGGCctaataaataataacaatttcTATCTCACACAATAGATTGGACTAGATGATGAACCATGATTGCCAATGATTCGGAGTGAACCGGATATTTTGAAgagatttcttttttctttctcccattatttaataaataaattcctATATTCAATAGATGAGatcgaatgattttcattgatgataaggAGGATCAAttccaaaatcaaaaataaagaattttttttccaaaatctAAAATCTATAAGTCTTGTttatgaccatcatcatcataatcatagtcaatatttttttttctggaataGTTTAGCGAAAAAATGGCAAGTACATTCACCTTGAAAGATGAAGAGAGCAGCAAAGATACATACATAAAGTTTAAGATGATAAAGGTACAAGAACATACAGGTATGCCTTTGACATGAATGGCAATGGTGGTCGGATAGAAAagtagatgaatgaatgaaatgtaatcgaaaaaaaacgggaaTCAAGCGCATCCACACcattataatcaacatcattgccatcatttttgaaaacagctttttttctgaccaggaaaatcttcaaaacatcaacacaaacacacacacacacacaaccgGCAAAAATCCagtttttttcagtttttcttgttcaaatatatgtatgaaaaataatatattgaaaaaaatttatattcaccatatcagaagcaaaaaaaaaatctatataaaacaacaactacaacaacttGAGCCTCCAAAAATATGGATACTAAACATTCTCATctacaatttcatttgtattttttttcactcatttTCCATCTCTATAAACGTTTTGAAGAAAtgttcatcaaattcttATGTAAGCATCCATTAtatggaatgatgataaagatgatgatcattatcattaaaataataatttggatCGAAATGttagatgagaaaaaatctaaaaaaatttacccaTTATATTATCGATtccattcgatgatgataatgaatcatttttgttaccattgctgttattattattgttgttgttgttgttattcgtAATTTCATTCTT
This is a stretch of genomic DNA from Dermatophagoides farinae isolate YC_2012a chromosome 2, ASM2471394v1, whole genome shotgun sequence. It encodes these proteins:
- the LOC124500090 gene encoding uncharacterized protein LOC124500090 isoform X8: MMMIQRTMTTKDLSTDHHNNNHHQQQQHNPSIHHHHFEGISATEMSTTKSTTTKLIKYKNLSTSTMATINGSLTNGHHNHHDNIIVDDDCNDNVDLGEHNNRLSECIGNINGIDEPDHSINSTMIMMMQSTTSMLDDDDDNNDDDDQEESCLLCNSRFDLSRHKRLVCKQCSLNVCFKCSLYDFDAWICIICHQQRTISNNFQCQSWLCKRIVKQQSERELLHFMNAKLRYDSNRQLINKKNGHNNNNNHNDDCDVEQIVKNEITNNNNNNNNNNSNGNKNDSLSSSNGIDNIMVETNGESLDVDNQMRSNKNIDHAHMNNRYENLLAIRSDMELNLAKLLGFDSIDYSHIGYIFDDDQYNQLIKTFTPLLANLFTILQQSIYDCDCGREPETTPTQAYNQLKEALQKISEKSFGFTKQLHLPSQPLTLTEVEDFINNCQSYEHLLAQSIVNQIIEDGQSRFLTTASTSSFNSFKSSASFIDHYSHHNSHINLNRIRTVSSGCGGSNCGDGHCSAMSGANNKMDNDHSISSFDDQHSYCDRQLTNDDIDQAMHNNNDEELNDHNNYGDGDDDDDDDNIENDFGLELNFEQSKVYFPEAGLDLIDSKKYSSTESNLSQDSGIKLIDNSHSWQDNWFFKKNKENKSYNQYHLNSDIHFGYMALALAESVPMLIPNPSQAINPMLGDMEADQVSDLSEHLSETGSIVFSSDEEGDGPNVDTIDRMKNVEKNNSLISTISPMDIDVSNTIAKSHKVYIENRRGESFPTITKTASSIECSTLQNRKNKAIIQSLRWTKIKVPDFVPSELRTICNSIPNPRLENLDYIPTFTMKPGNASIHSGIVAQFCCKAQGLLPLYFAWYKDGHLIAASADESTRRPEEIENRRLARTYFGVRFIHRRYVESNCSAYRLIVFNDNECILELKKSNPMHAGIYSVVAYNHVGHDWCDFKVAVDRQHFSAVPNPFNQQLSSIVNNNHPMSPRPVLRRPQHKSRKVSTDLNSTKSPQQIISTDIVHSKTYGDDGQMLEEYDETIQLLQRESPKNSNDQLSSENVSISSNSLNDSINIPVMPIAEREHRKWNNPDVNLLNNPYSPENIEKRSRQKMMSFSPELLYSPDATLNDDRLDGMVMKPIVDEEEFVPEEKRKFFHSARDLDRYKRNYYLPKNKKLPEEKYSFSILSSLGGRPSSARSSSATSMNKNEGHNEVNGLSSTNNKINGEKMAVSQINVEIVDNNCKSTSTEQLECSEISIKINNDNRDSMATTRINSPSNNVEIVDGDNNTSAIKTTMKSNDSNHQTIANHQNNIKSNRIVGEKTSPPISRNMVKSLTSLFSTSTQHLPSSSLSSPLPSQQISKSNSLSQIPQQQQQQKRLSNLNAKNYAVYSLTGRSIPKEICEQNQKNLPRFTEQNRIGLANEISSSSSTTTSMKNSSSQIQIKQEPSATTTSMTTLFVEQMTFDENNSQQSNEERNSSRNSNSSLRSLESNDSTISSSINSLDNQMCNGKHNGNKKNKGAIGAIKQRAVFWEKRIEASQISDTQVQEKFPTMDGTEPKPIVSE
- the LOC124500090 gene encoding uncharacterized protein LOC124500090 isoform X5, which codes for MKPEYLTNQKQSNSISATEMSTTKSTTTKLIKYKNLSTSTMATINGSLTNGHHNHHDNIIVDDDCNDNVDLGEHNNRLSECIGNINGIDEPDHSINSTMIMMMQSTTSMLDDDDDNNDDDDQEESCLLCNSRFDLSRHKRLVCKQCSLNVCFKCSLYDFDAWICIICHQQRTISNNFQCQSWLCKRIVKQQSERELLHFMNAKLRYDSNRQLINKKNGHNNNNNHNDDCDVEQIVKNEITNNNNNNNNNNSNGNKNDSLSSSNGIDNIMVETNGESLDVDNQMRSNKNIDHAHMNNRYENLLAIRSDMELNLAKLLGFDSIDYSHIGYIFDDDQYNQLIKTFTPLLANLFTILQQSIYDCDCGREPETTPTQAYNQLKEALQKISEKSFGFTKQLHLPSQPLTLTEVEDFINNCQSYEHLLAQSIVNQIIEDGQSRFLTTASTSSFNSFKSSASFIDHYSHHNSHINLNRIRTVSSGCGGSNCGDGHCSAMSGANNKMDNDHSISSFDDQHSYCDRQLTNDDIDQAMHNNNDEELNDHNNYGDGDDDDDDDNIENDFGLELNFEQSKVYFPEAGLDLIDSKKYSSTESNLSQDSGIKLIDNSHSWQDNWFFKKNKENKSYNQYHLNSDIHFGYMALALAESVPMLIPNPSQAINPMLGDMEADQVSDLSEHLSETGSIVFSSDEEGDGPNVDTIDRMKNVEKNNSLISTISPMDIDVSNTIAKSHKVYIENRRGESFPTITKTASSIECSTLQNRKNKAIIQSLRWTKIKVPDFVPSELRTICNSIPNPRLENLDYIPTFTMKPGNASIHSGIVAQFCCKAQGLLPLYFAWYKDGHLIAASADESTRRPEEIENRRLARTYFGVRFIHRRYVESNCSAYRLIVFNDNECILELKKSNPMHAGIYSVVAYNHVGHDWCDFKVAVDRQHFSAVPNPFNQQLSSIVNNNHPMSPRPVLRRPQHKSRKTNMNEVSQLVTRIESPMTTFLNQAKLRNDISHRKVNQSSSSLPSSPHVIQQTWEEREALNSNDHKLLLKIIQHQQMTLPTSSNVQFVRIDDHDNTLNVNNGGGNLSKVSTDLNSTKSPQQIISTDIVHSKTYGDDGQMLEEYDETIQLLQRESPKNSNDQLSSENVSISSNSLNDSINIPVMPIAEREHRKWNNPDVNLLNNPYSPENIEKRSRQKMMSFSPELLYSPDATLNDDRLDGMVMKPIVDEEEFVPEEKRKFFHSARDLDRYKRNYYLPKNKKLPEEKYSFSILSSLGGRPSSARSSSATSMNKNEGHNEVNGLSSTNNKINGEKMAVSQINVEIVDNNCKSTSTEQLECSEISIKINNDNRDSMATTRINSPSNNVEIVDGDNNTSAIKTTMKSNDSNHQTIANHQNNIKSNRIVGEKTSPPISRNMVKSLTSLFSTSTQHLPSSSLSSPLPSQQISKSNSLSQIPQQQQQQKRLSNLNAKNYAVYSLTGRSIPKEICEQNQKNLPRFTEQNRIGLANEISSSSSTTTSMKNSSSQIQIKQEPSATTTSMTTLFVEQMTFDENNSQQSNEERNSSRNSNSSLRSLESNDSTISSSINSLDNQMCNGKHNGNKKNKGAIGAIKQRAVFWEKRIEASQISDTQVQEKFPTMDGTEPKPIVSE
- the LOC124500090 gene encoding uncharacterized protein LOC124500090 isoform X3, producing the protein MMMIQRTMTTKDLSTDHHNNNHHQQQQHNPSIHHHHFEGISATEMSTTKSTTTKLIKYKNLSTSTMATINGSLTNGHHNHHDNIIVDDDCNDNVDLGEHNNRLSECIGNINGIDEPDHSINSTMIMMMQSTTSMLDDDDDNNDDDDQEESCLLCNSRFDLSRHKRLVCKQCSLNVCFKCSLYDFDAWICIICHQQRTISNNFQCQSWLCKRIVKQQSERELLHFMNAKLRYDSNRQLINKKNGHNNNNNHNDDCDVEQIVKNEITNNNNNNNNNNSNGNKNDSLSSSNGIDNIMVETNGESLDVDNQMRSNKNIDHAHMNNRYENLLAIRSDMELNLAKLLGFDSIDYSHIGYIFDDDQYNQLIKTFTPLLANLFTILQQSIYDCDCGREPETTPTQAYNQLKEALQKISEKSFGFTKQLHLPSQPLTLTEVEDFINNCQSYEHLLAQSIVNQIIEDGQSRFLTTASTSSFNSFKSSASFIDHYSHHNSHINLNRIRTVSSGCGGSNCGDGHCSAMSGANNKMDNDHSISSFDDQHSYCDRQLTNDDIDQAMHNNNDEELNDHNNYGDGDDDDDDDNIENDFGLELNFEQSKVYFPEAGLDLIDSKKYSSTESNLSQDSGIKLIDNSHSWQDNWFFKKNKENKSYNQYHLNSDIHFGYMALALAESVPMLIPNPSQAINPMLGDMEADQVSDLSEHLSETGSIVFSSDEEGDGPNVDTIDRMKNVEKNNSLISTISPMDIDVSNTIAKSHKVYIENRRGESFPTITKTASSIECSTLQNRKNKAIIQSLRWTKIKVPDFVPSELRTICNSIPNPRLENLDYIPTFTMKPGNASIHSGIVAQFCCKAQGLLPLYFAWYKDGHLIAASADESTRRPEEIENRRLARTYFGVRFIHRRYVESNCSAYRLIVFNDNECILELKKSNPMHAGIYSVVAYNHVGHDWCDFKVAVDRQHFSAVPNPFNQQLSSIVNNNHPMSPRPVLRRPQHKSRKTNMNEVSQLVTRIESPMTTFLNQAKLRNDISHRKVNQSSSSLPSSPHVIQQTWEEREALNSNDHKLLLKIIQHQQMTLPTSSNVQFVRIDDHDNTLNVNNGGGNLSKVSTDLNSTKSPQQIISTDIVHSKTYGDDGQMLEEYDETIQLLQRESPKNSNDQLSSENVSISSNSLNDSINIPVMPIAEREHRKWNNPDVNLLNNPYSPENIEKRSRQKMMSFSPELLYSPDATLNDDRLDGMVMKPIVDEEEFVPEEKRKFFHSARDLDRYKRNYYLPKNKKLPEEKYSFSILSSLGGRPSSARSSSATSMNKNEGHNEVNGLSSTNNKINGEKMAVSQINVEIVDNNCKSTSTEQLECSEISIKINNDNRDSMATTRINSPSNNVEIVDGDNNTSAIKTTMKSNDSNHQTIANHQNNIKSNRIVGEKTSPPISRNMVKSLTSLFSTSTQHLPSSSLSSPLPSQQISKSNSLSQIPQQQQQQKRLSNLNAKNYAVYSLTGRSIPKEICEQNQKNLPRFTEQNRIGLANEISSSSSTTTSMKNSSSQIQIKQEPSATTTSMTTLFVEQMTFDENNSQQSNEERNSSRNSNSSLRSLESNDSTISSSINSLDNQMCNGKHNGNKKNKGAIGAIKQRAVFWEKRIEASQISDTQVQEKFPTMDGTEPKPIVSE
- the LOC124500090 gene encoding uncharacterized protein LOC124500090 isoform X1, which produces MLSITVLMIETIRFWYGKFRQHQRQTCSKQDDDDEDNIENFNIIEENDADHHHDYEWITNKSIIYDDLKKIFEPELPVFQSVSNEHHRHHHHHRYCNCSKCCNFNLNTNVSQQQQQQLLTEISIGDEKHVRIPNGTTTTSISATEMSTTKSTTTKLIKYKNLSTSTMATINGSLTNGHHNHHDNIIVDDDCNDNVDLGEHNNRLSECIGNINGIDEPDHSINSTMIMMMQSTTSMLDDDDDNNDDDDQEESCLLCNSRFDLSRHKRLVCKQCSLNVCFKCSLYDFDAWICIICHQQRTISNNFQCQSWLCKRIVKQQSERELLHFMNAKLRYDSNRQLINKKNGHNNNNNHNDDCDVEQIVKNEITNNNNNNNNNNSNGNKNDSLSSSNGIDNIMVETNGESLDVDNQMRSNKNIDHAHMNNRYENLLAIRSDMELNLAKLLGFDSIDYSHIGYIFDDDQYNQLIKTFTPLLANLFTILQQSIYDCDCGREPETTPTQAYNQLKEALQKISEKSFGFTKQLHLPSQPLTLTEVEDFINNCQSYEHLLAQSIVNQIIEDGQSRFLTTASTSSFNSFKSSASFIDHYSHHNSHINLNRIRTVSSGCGGSNCGDGHCSAMSGANNKMDNDHSISSFDDQHSYCDRQLTNDDIDQAMHNNNDEELNDHNNYGDGDDDDDDDNIENDFGLELNFEQSKVYFPEAGLDLIDSKKYSSTESNLSQDSGIKLIDNSHSWQDNWFFKKNKENKSYNQYHLNSDIHFGYMALALAESVPMLIPNPSQAINPMLGDMEADQVSDLSEHLSETGSIVFSSDEEGDGPNVDTIDRMKNVEKNNSLISTISPMDIDVSNTIAKSHKVYIENRRGESFPTITKTASSIECSTLQNRKNKAIIQSLRWTKIKVPDFVPSELRTICNSIPNPRLENLDYIPTFTMKPGNASIHSGIVAQFCCKAQGLLPLYFAWYKDGHLIAASADESTRRPEEIENRRLARTYFGVRFIHRRYVESNCSAYRLIVFNDNECILELKKSNPMHAGIYSVVAYNHVGHDWCDFKVAVDRQHFSAVPNPFNQQLSSIVNNNHPMSPRPVLRRPQHKSRKTNMNEVSQLVTRIESPMTTFLNQAKLRNDISHRKVNQSSSSLPSSPHVIQQTWEEREALNSNDHKLLLKIIQHQQMTLPTSSNVQFVRIDDHDNTLNVNNGGGNLSKVSTDLNSTKSPQQIISTDIVHSKTYGDDGQMLEEYDETIQLLQRESPKNSNDQLSSENVSISSNSLNDSINIPVMPIAEREHRKWNNPDVNLLNNPYSPENIEKRSRQKMMSFSPELLYSPDATLNDDRLDGMVMKPIVDEEEFVPEEKRKFFHSARDLDRYKRNYYLPKNKKLPEEKYSFSILSSLGGRPSSARSSSATSMNKNEGHNEVNGLSSTNNKINGEKMAVSQINVEIVDNNCKSTSTEQLECSEISIKINNDNRDSMATTRINSPSNNVEIVDGDNNTSAIKTTMKSNDSNHQTIANHQNNIKSNRIVGEKTSPPISRNMVKSLTSLFSTSTQHLPSSSLSSPLPSQQISKSNSLSQIPQQQQQQKRLSNLNAKNYAVYSLTGRSIPKEICEQNQKNLPRFTEQNRIGLANEISSSSSTTTSMKNSSSQIQIKQEPSATTTSMTTLFVEQMTFDENNSQQSNEERNSSRNSNSSLRSLESNDSTISSSINSLDNQMCNGKHNGNKKNKGAIGAIKQRAVFWEKRIEASQISDTQVQEKFPTMDGTEPKPIVSE